The Coccidioides posadasii str. Silveira chromosome 3, complete sequence genome contains a region encoding:
- a CDS encoding uncharacterized protein (EggNog:ENOG410PM84~COG:Q~TransMembrane:1 (o28-44i)) — protein sequence MFSLDPVFLNNAHILFHNALFTLSSNKPAIFVISAAVLFLWRLLKDILFSVKAPYVGYESSWEPTWLISRRFSREAPGLIEYGYQRYRDSIYKLSRRDSDILVIPHKFVDELRSLPEEHICAMEAHIQTLLGPITGTDILLDGDLHTKVLQTKLTPNLGHLIGPLKEELEFAMSMELPDCKDEWVEIQMHGIIRRFVARLSARAFTGPIACRNEEWVAANTAYPTNIFTTIGPLRMFPSFMRSSVAPFLSSYWRIRSNIATAKRVIVPIINQRRRDEASGDPNYEKPKDLLQWMLDTAKPKDAAPASLAHRLLALSLGSLNTTTTAAVQTLYDICNHPEYFEPLREELLDSLTANGGWDKATLSKLHGFDSFMKESQRVNPPSYLSFNRVVRKPLTLSDGTRFPKGTHFGMPAYSILQDPSIVENPTKFDGFRYKKIRQQPKEANKHQYASTDSNNIHFGHGKYACPGRFYASHVVKLIVGHLILEYDFKFPEGKCRPRNLNIDENVYPDPSATLLIRRRQMA from the exons ATGTTTTCCCTTGATCCAGTCTTCTTGAATAATGCACATATTCTATTTCATAATGCATTATTTACACTTTCTTCGAACAAACCTGCCATTTTCGTGATTAGCGCTGCGGTCCTTTTCCTCTGGCGACTATTGAAGGACATTCTCTTCAGTGTCAAGGCCCCATATGTCGGTTATGAATCGTCTTGGGAGCCGACATGGCTTATCAGCCGTCGTTTTTCACGCGAGGCGCCGGGACTGATTGAATATGGATATCAACGT TATCGAGACTCGATATACAAGCTTTCAAGAAGAGACTCGGACATTTTGGTGATCCCACATAAGTTCGTGGACGAATTGAGAAGCCTTCCCGAAGAACATATCTGTGCCATGGAGGCTCACATTCAA ACACTTCTAGGCCCCATTACAGGAACAGACATCCTGCTTGACGGTGACCTTCACACCAAGGTACTGCAAACAAAGCTGACTCCAAACCTTGGTCATCTCATCGGGCCATTGAAAGAGGAGCTCGAGTTTGCTATGTCCATGGAGCTCCCTGATTGCAAAG ATGAATGGGTCGAGATTCAAATGCATGGAATCATCCGACGGTTTGTGGCGAGGCTCTCAGCCCGTGCTTTCACTGGGCCAATCGCTTGTAGAAATGAGGAGTGGGTAGCAGCCAATACTGCTTATCCAACAAACATCTTCACGACCATTGGACCCTTGCGCATGTTTCCGTCCTTCATGCGTTCGTCCGTCGCTCCATTCCTATCCTCATACTGGCGTATTCGCTCCAATATCGCGACGGCGAAGCGCGTGATTGTCCCGATTATCAACCAACGCCGCCGAGACGAAGCATCCGGCGACCCTAATTATGAAAAGCCCAAAGATCTTTTGCAATGGATGCTGGACACTGCTAAACCTaaggatgctgcgcctgcTTCGCTTGCCCATCGCCTACTGGCTTTGAGCTTAGGTTCATTAAACACGACGACTACGGCGGCTGTGCAGACTCTTTATGACATCTGTAATCACCCGGAATACTTTGAGCCGCTGAGAGAAGAGCTTCTCGATTCTCTGACGGCTAACGGTGGATGGGATAAAGCaacacttagcaagcttcACGGTTTTGACAGCTTTATGAAGGAGTCTCAACGAGTCAATCCGCCAAGTTATT TGTCCTTCAACCGCGTTGTCCGCAAGCCTCTCACCCTCTCCGACGGGACTAGGTTTCCGAAAGGAACACACTTCGGCATGCCTGCATATTCAATCCTTCAGGATCCCTCCATCGTCGAGAACCCTACTAAATTCGACGGTTTCCGGTACAAAAAGATCCGCCAGCAGCCCAAAGAGGCAAACAAGCATCAGTACGCCTCCACAGATTCCAACAACATTCATTTTGGCCACGGGAAGTATGCGTGTCCAGGGCGGTTTTATGCATCTCACGTAGTGAAGCTTATCGTTGGCCATTTGATTTTGGAGTATGATTTTAAGTTCCCCGAGGGCAAGTGCCGGCCACGGAACCTCAATATCGATGAGAATGTGTATCCGGACCCTTCGGCGACTTTACTCATTCGACGACGCCAGATGGCCTAA
- a CDS encoding uncharacterized protein (EggNog:ENOG410PGAF~COG:S~TransMembrane:10 (o59-82i94-113o125-146i158-179o199-217i402-420o440-461i482-506o518-536i557-576o)~BUSCO:6560at33183), producing the protein MPFFTSPRSFRNANIDSSPQASLVNINGTLFTALAQNSQPVFHNGAAALPHASHPSLPYLALLVFEAVLEVVCVSLPGYIVARMGMFDANAQKFVANLNVMLFTPCLIFTKLASQLTAGKLADLAIIPLIFITQTAVSWISSKLISRVFRFRKRQSNFVTAMGVFGNSNSLPISLIMSLSKTIKGLHWDRIPNDNDSEVAARGILYLLIFQQLGQLLRWSWGYRVLLAPKEQYYRDEEERANSRIGTVQERYFDLPEEDSDPTLLGDSSSEEPQFTSGDQTPVLEADRSCAKLPNSDENAVDGTTAPLPLAMPLPHEQSRDSPGRLAFFPNVEPREDASWLAAAKMRLRVCRRAVISTVHRFNDFVKLQANRAFNAIPLRIQKACTWTAHKMYRFLHGVWEFMNPPLWAMLAAIIVASIPSLQRTLFTKGTFVHNSFTSAITQSGGVAVPLILVVLGANLERNTLPEEAYDDHEDPRVERKLIIASLMARMFLPVLIMGPILALTAKYVPVSILDDPIFVIVCFLLTGAPSALQLAQICQINNVYMGAMSKLLFQSYVVWILPSTLVLVMSALEVVEWATTS; encoded by the exons ATGCCTTTTTTCACCTCGCCGAGGTCATTTCGAAATGCAAACATCGACTCGTCGCCCCAGGCCTCATTGGTAAATATCAATGGAACTCTTTTCACGGCCTTGGCTCAAAATAGCCAACCTGTCTTCCACAATGGAGCAGCAGCACTGCCTCACGCATCGCACCCATCGCTGCCGTATCTCGCCCTCCTCGTCTTCGAGGCGGTCCTGGAAGTCGTCTGCGTGAGTTTACCGGGCTATATCGTGGCGCGAATGGGAATGTTCGATGCGAACGCACAGAAATTCGTCGCCAATCTGAATGTCATGCTATTCACACCATGCCTTA TTTTCACAAAGCTCGCGTCCCAGCTAACGGCGGGGAAACTCGCTGATTTGGCGATAATACCTTTAATCTTCATAACCCAGACTGCAGTGTCATGGATAAGCTCGAAGTTGATCTCACGAGTATTCCGCTTCAGAAAGCGACAGTCGAATTTCGTAACGGCTATGGGG GTGTTTGGCAACTCAAACTCTCTACCGATCTCCCTGATCATGTCTCTCTCTAAGACAATAAAAGGACTCCATTGGGACAGAATACCCAATGATAATGATAGTGAAGTTGCTGCCCGTGGTATCCTTTACCTACTTATCTTCCAGCAACTGGGCCAGCTTCTCCGATGGAGCTGGGGGTATCGCGTCCTCTTAGCACCAAAGGAACAATATTATcgagatgaagaagagagagcCAACTCTCGCATTGGGACCGTACAGGAGAGATACTTCGATCTTCCCGAAGAAGACAGCGATCCAACACTGCTCGGGGATTCTAGCTCGGAGGAGCCGCAGTTCACATCAGGTGACCAGACGCCCGTTCTGGAAGCGGATCGCTCGTGCGCGAAGCTCCCGAACAGCGATGAGAACGCCGTCGACGGAACCACGGCGCCGTTGCCGCTCGCCATGCCTCTTCCTCATGAACAATCTCGAGACTCGCCCGGGCGTCTTGCTTTTTTCCCCAATGTCGAACCCCGAGAGGATGCGTCTTGGTTGGCAGCGGCCAAAATGAGGCTCCGAGTCTGCCGACGAGCAGTAATCTCAACTGTCCATCGCTTCAACGACTTCGTGAAATTGCAAGCAAACCGGGCCTTCAACGCTATCCCACTCCGGATACAAAAGGCGTGCACCTGGACTGCCCACAAGATGTACCGCTTCCTCCACGGCGTGTGGGAGTTCATGAATCCACCTCTCTGGGCCATGCTAGCCGCAATAATCGTCGCCTCCATCCCTTCCCTGCAACGCACCCTCTTCACGAAGGGCACATTCGTCCACAACTCTTTCACAAGCGCTATCACTCAAAGCGGCGGCGTTGCCGTCCCACTCATCCTTGTCGTCCTTGGTGCCAATCTCGAACGCAACACGCTCCCCGAAGAGGCTTACGATGACCACGAAGACCCGCGCGTGGAACGGAAGCTCATCATCGCATCGCTAATGGCGAGAATGTTTCTTCCCGTGCTCATCATGGGCCCTATTCTGGCTCTCACGGCCAAATACGTGCCCGTGAGCATATTGGACGACCCGATATTTGTGATTGTCTGCTTCTTGCTCACGGGAGCGCCCTCGGCGTTGCAGCTAGCTCAGATCTGTCAGATTAATAATGTGTATATGGGTGCAATGTCGAAGTTGTTGTTTCAGAGCTATGTTGTCTG GATATTGCCTTCAACGCTTGTCCTGGTGATGAGTGCCCTGGAGGTTGTGGAGTGGGCGACAACCAGCTGA
- a CDS encoding uncharacterized protein (EggNog:ENOG410PK7T~COG:I~BUSCO:9857at33183), protein MASVTLPTSYAALPTQHIKLSHVPATSPTPTPILLMTLNRPDKLNAFTPTMCNEMVSIFNTVDVDDRVKVVVVTGSGTKAFCAGADLELGFPKGKGKDGHTNRGDVTRPKDHRDGGGRVTLAIHNCRKPTIMALNGSAVGIGITMTLPATIRLATANTKIGFVFARRGLVMEAVSSFFLPRLIGHSRALHVATTGATYPPDHPLLRDLFSEVLPTAQATLDRALEIAEDIAQNTSTVSTSLMRDMMYRGPDSPEGAHLLDSAIIYSLFGGKDNEEGIRSFFEKRKPQFKASVTNPDDMPSFYPWWNPIDLTPRLEKAKL, encoded by the exons ATGGCCTCAGTCACCCTTCCCACGTCTTACGCCGCCCTCCCTACGCAGCACATCAAGCTCTCCCATGTGCCTGCCACGTCCCCGACCCCCACACCCATTCTCCTCATGACACTCAACCGGCCTGACAAACTCAATGCGTTCACGCCAACTATGTGCAACGAAATGGTGTCGATATTCAACACGGTCGACGTGGATGACCGCGTCAAAGTGGTTGTCGTCACGGGTTCGGGAACAAAGGCTTTCTGTGCCGGCGCAGATCTGGAGCTCGGATTTCcaaagggaaaaggaaaggatgGGCATACAAATCGAGGAGACGTGACAAGGCCTAAGGATCATCGGGATGG TGGCGGAAGAGTCACTCTAGCGATCCACAACTGCCGCAAGCCCACGATCATGGCCCTCAACGGCTCCGCCGTCGGAATCGGAATTACCATGACGCTCCCCGCCACTATCCGTCTCGCTACCGCTAACACCAAAATCGGCTTCGTTTTCGCTCGCCGCGGCCTGGTCATGGAAGCTGTATCATCCTTCTTCTTGCCCCGTCTCATCGGCCACTCTCGTGCCCTCCACGTCGCCACCACGGGTGCTACGTATCCTCCGGACCATCCTTTGCTACGCGACCTGTTCTCCGAAGTCCTCCCGACGGCTCAGGCGACCTTAGATCGCGCTCTCGAGATCGCAGAGGACATTGCACAGAATACTTCCACCGTCTCAACCTCTCTCATGAGGGATATGATGTACCGTGGGCCAGATAGTCCCGAGGGAGCACACCTGCTCGACTCAGCGATCATCTACAGTCTCTTCGGTGGCAAGGACAACGAGGAAGGTATCAGGAGTTTCTTCGAGAAGAGAAAACCGCAATTCAAAGCTTCAGTGACGAATCCGGACGATATGCCATCTTTCTATCCCTGGTGGAATCCGATCGATCTCACTCCACGGTTGGAGAAGGCTAAACTCTAA
- the GLR1 gene encoding Glutathione reductase (EggNog:ENOG410PG30~COG:Q~BUSCO:5784at33183) — protein sequence MLVLCPRPSNTLIRICSSNKRPVPSLPVSPTLRVHPSPQLSRRIHATRSWLSPTKNNTPRKLAISTRLGSVTRHFSSASPALSKISDTMAPIDSVEVKKYDYIVIGGGSGGSGAARRAAGWYKAKTLIIENGRSGGCCVNVGCVPKKMTWNFSSIAESLRDGVHYGYDIPKNISVDYNLFKRKRDAVIERLNGIYERNWNREGIDLVHGTATFVGQKELEVTLQDGSGKVRFTAPHILIATGGYPKVPNTPGAEHGITSDGFFEIEDLPPKVAVVGSGYIGVELAGVMHTAGVETHLFCRHETFLRKFDPMIQHTMTKRYEDVGMKIHKNFTGVKEVKLLREGKGADKLLRLIMHDGSEIEVNELLWAIGRSPAVDNLGLKEIGVKQLPGGYIAVDDFQNTSVEGIYALGDVTGRAELTPVAIAAGRQLGNRLFGPPELRSSKLSYDNIPTVVFSHPEVGSIGLTEPEAVEKYGKDNLKIYHTKFTAMFYDMMPPEEKAHNPTEMKLICAGPEEKVVGLHILGLGVGEMLQGFGVAVKMGATKKDFDSCVAIHPTSAEELVTLR from the exons ATGCTTGTCCTCTGTCCACGTCCCTCGAATACATTAATTCGAATCTGCAGCTCCAACAAACGACCGGTACCCTCTCTACCTGTCTCTCCCACACTGCGAGTCCATCCTTCGCCGCAATTGAGCCGTAGAATTCACGCGACAAGGTCGTGGCTGTCTCCCACGAAGAACAACACCCCTCGAAAACTGGCGATTTCCACCCGTCTCGGATCGGTGACACGGCATTTCTCGAGTGCCTCCCCCGCTCTGTCCAAGATATCAGATACAATGGCGCCAATCGACAGTGTAGAGGTAAAGAAATATGATTACATCGTGATCGGGGGTGGGAGCGGAGGCAGTGGTGCTGCACGGAGAGCGGCGGGGTGGTATAAAGCGAAGACATTGATCATTGAAAACGGGAGATCGGGAGGGTGCTGCGTCAATGTCGG GTGTGTTCCAAAGAAAATGACGTGGAATTTCTCCTCGATCGCAGAGTCACTACGTGACGGTGTGCATTACGGTTATGATATCCCCAAGAACATCTCTGTAGACTACAATCTTTTCAAGCGAAAACGCGATGCTGTGATTGAGCGATTGAACGGTATCTACGAGCGGAACTGGAACCGTGAAGGGATCGACCTTGTGCACGGAACAGCTACCTTTGTTGGACAGAAGGAGCTCGAAGTCACACTGCAAGATGGCAGTGGGAAGGTTCGGTTCACCGCTCCGCACATCCTGATCGCTACCGGCGGCTACCCCAAGGTCCCCAATACTCCCGGTGCCGAGCACGGAATCACTAGTGATGGGTTCTTCGAAATCGAGGATCTGCCGCCGAAGGTTGCCGTTGTCGGTTCTGGATACATCGGTGTTGAATTGGCGGGCGTTATGCACACTGCCGGCGTCGAGACGCATCTGTTCTGTCGCCATGAGACGTTTCTGCGAAAGTTTGACCCAATGATCCAGCATACCATGACAAAGCGATACGAGGATGTCGGAATGAAGATCCACAAGAACTTCACTGGAGTCAAGGAGGTCAAGCTTCTACGTGAAGGCAAAGGCGCAGATAAGCTGCTCAGGCTGATCATGCATGACGGCAGCGAGATAGAAGTCAACGAGCTGCTTTGGGCCATTGGTCGATCACCGGCCGTTGACAACCTGGGTCTCAAGGAGATTGGTGTAAAACAATTGCCCGGTGGATATATCGCTGTTGACGATTTCCAGAACACCTCTGTCGAAGGCATCTACGCGCTCGGTGATGTTACTGGAAGAGCGGAACTGACTCCAG TTGCCATTGCTGCTGGCCGCCAACTTGGAAACCGTCTCTTTGGGCCCCCCGAACTGAGATCATCCAAATTGTCGTACGACAATATCCCCACCGTCGTATTCTCTCATCCAGAAGTCGGCTCTATCGGCTTAACAGAACCCGAGGCTGTGGAGAAGTACGGAAAAGACAACCTCAAGATTTACCACACTAAATTTACAGCTATGTTCTATGATATGATGCCCccagaagaaaaagctcaTAACCCGACCGAGATGAAGCTCATCTGCGCGGGTCCTGAAGAGAAGGTTGTTGGCCTACATATCCTTGGTCTCGGAGTCGGCGAGATGCTACAAGGCTTTGGCGTCGCAGTGAAGATGGGTGCCACGAAAAAAGACTTTGATAGCTGTGTTGCTATTCATCCTACATCTGCTGAAGAATTG GTCACTTTGAGATAA
- a CDS encoding uncharacterized protein (EggNog:ENOG410PHWT~COG:T~BUSCO:4856at33183), with protein MEGRDRDSDLTDGQEDESPFSSPAESPLEHNETDAMFPSTTQPPSLRTVSPQTMTPSSTPLGHINAARRPPPVPTAGQSSGLSQDIQAKMKAFSLSRQGGRSGQNTPSSLSSGGSSSVGTPSKGALVGGINTNVLGGGPALAGRFPGGLSNAGLSPTGRPQPGGWTSVPSPVGRTPTMTPKLGGLAAKRGFKQSMKLSDAGGTRPALRAPTSLPEGVTGPHSKAQFAQAQSGFNKYSEIIDTKAGTIRFKDKAVIHGGGIDFTGGHSFSISLDEVETLDELGKGNYGTVYKVRHCRPRLRRPGLGLRGSMAPHSVHQAENAPNSEDGETDQLSNVVMAMKEIRLELDKSKFTAIIMELDILHRCVSPFIIDFYGAFFQEGAVYICVEYMDGGSMEKLYGDGVPENILRKIALSTIMGLKSLKDEHNIIHRDVKPTNILINTRGQIKICDFGVSGNLVASIAKTNIGCQSYMAPERIAGGVPSAGPDGGTYSVQSDIWSLGLSIIECAIGRYPYPPESYNNIFSQLNAIVQGDPPTLPDEGFSSNAKDFVRCCLNKTPSLRPTYATLLRHPWLADLLAPPASLLGGTEGGAAAEINATDRKGKGPLSAAEFDTADEEVAAWVKEALDKRKRGVMGRHAQPALHKVALDAVPGSPLLDDPANLMAA; from the exons ATGGAGGGTCGCGATCGCGACTCTGATCTCACCGATGGCCAAGAAGACGAAAGCCCATTCTCGAGCCCCGCTGAGAGTCCCCTGGAGCACAATGAAACCGATGCGATGTTTCCCTCTACCACACAGCCTCCTTCACTCCGCACCGTATCTCCTCAAACAATGACTCCGTCTTCCACCCCTCTTGGACATATCAATGCCGCCAGAAGACCTCCCCCGGTTCCTACAGCCGGCCAATCGAGCGGTCTGAGCCAGGACATACAGGCAAAGATGAAAGCTTTCTCTCTTTCGCGACAAGGAGGAAGGTCCGGACAGAATACTCCatcctctctttcttctggaGGAAGTAGTTCTGTTGGGACACCATCAAAGGGAGCCTTGGTTGGTGGCATTAATACCAATGTTTTGGGTGGAGGTCCTGCGCTGGCTGGTCGCTTTCCGGGCGGCTTGTCCAACGCCGGATTGTCGCCCACCGGCCGACCCCAACCGGGAGGCTGGACTTCCGTGCCTTCTCCTGTCGGTCGCACTCCAACAATGACCCCCAAGCTGGGAGGTCTGGCGGCCAAGCGTGGCTTTAAGCAAAGCATGAAACTTTCCGACGCTGGAGGCACTCGTCCGGCGCTCAGAGCCCCCACCAGTTTACCGGAGGGGGTAACGGGGCCTCATTCAAAGGCTCAGTTTGCCCAGGCACAATCTGGATTCAACAAATACTCTGAGATCATCGATACGAAGGCAGGCACGATCAGATTCAAGGACAAGGCTGTTATCCACGGTGGTGGTATTGATTTCACAGGTGGCCACAGTTTCAGCATCTCGTTGGATGAGGTTGAGACGCTGGATGAATTGGGCAAAGGCAATTACGGTACTGTTTACAAAGTTCGCCATTGTCGACCGCGCCTTCGAAGACCTGGCCTTGGACTGAGGGGTTCTATGGCGCCGCATAGTGTCCATCAAGCCGAAAACGCCCCAAATTCAGAGGATGGCGAGACAGACCAGCTATCTAACGTGGTTATGGCAATGAAGGAAATTCGCCTTGAACTGGACAAGTCCAAGTTCACCGCGATTATAATGGAATTGGATATCCTCCATCGCTGCGTGTCTCCCTTTATCATCGATTTCTATGGAGCTTTTTTCCAGGAGGGAGCCGTGTATATCTGTGTCGAATACATGGATGGAGGTTCCATGGAGAAGCTGTACGGCGACGGCGTTCCAGAGAATATCTTGAGAAAGATAGCCCTCTCGACGATAATGGGACTGAAATCTTTGAAAGACGAACACAACATCATACATCGCGACGTTAAGCCGACTAATATACTCATCAATACCCGAGGTCAGATAAAAATATGTGATTTTGGAGTCAGTGGAAACTTGgttgcaagcattgccaaaaCAAATATTGGATGCCAGAGTTACATGGCCCCAGAGCGGATCGCAGGCGGAGTTCCTTCTGCTGGACCCGACGGCGGAACGTACAGTGTGCAAAGCGACATCTGGAGTTTGGGGTTGTCGATTATTGAGTGCGCCATAGGGCGATACCCCTACCCACCTGAATCATATAACAACATATTCAGTCAACTAAAT GCAATTGTCCAAGGAGACCCACCAACGCTTCCAGATGAAGGCTTCTCATCCAACGCCAAAGACTTCGTTCGCTGTTGTCTGAACAAGACTCCCTCCCTTCGACCTACATATGCCACTCTCCTCCGACATCCATGGCTCGCTGATTTGTTGGCGCCACCTGCTTCTTTGCTGGGCGGAACAGAAGGTGGAGCTGCTGCTGAAATCAATGCAACCGACAGAAAGGGTAAAGGACCACTCTCAGCAGCGGAATTCGACACCGCGGACGAAGAAGTTGCTGCCTGGGTCAAAGAAGCCCTGGACAAACGCAAGCGTGGCGTCATGGGGCGCCATGCCCAGCCGGCTCTTCATAAAGTTGCTCTCGATGCGGTGCCCGGCAGTCCACTTCTCGACGACCCGGCCAATTTGATGGCGGCTTAA
- a CDS encoding uncharacterized protein (EggNog:ENOG410PG6E~COG:J~BUSCO:4473at33183) produces MRPNVVARAWRSFSTQRPVPKATPWRTSRLASAISVTRSYSRAPQPSQSIPSCDGAPSDPISHNQAIETAQDPCNELPSDIVTNADNQAIGTAQNSYRERRDKVTRPNSRTARSARHPDDEAPPIDSVTGIDHRIIGTDQDLFGSTPFSPGSPYFHPDGAHIFNKLMSFLRAQYKQYGFEEVITPTMYKKSLWEKSGHWHIYKDDMYEVRGRGATGQTVDVEIGEDEQYGLKPMNCPGHCVLFASKTRSYRSLPVRFAEFSPLHRNEISGSLSGLTRVRRFHQDDGHIFCRPEQIEREIELTLQFTESVLSTFGLEDYRLVLSTRPEKDYLGSLALWNDAENQLKDALDKSGKPWHINEGDGAFYGPKIDLQIRDSRGKYHQLSTIQLDMNLPQRFGLEYVVPGTETDVNGPRKATPVLIHRAIFGSLERFFALLAEHYNGRWPFWLSPRQGIILTVNNDPQVLRTAQTVASGMRGYQSLTFNESEVVATPGLLYPAQATFQIDVDTSSRSLGKKIREAMGRKYKLVFVIGPSDVSNGSVGVDLTGLLGGRSPPEIKQWLQNTPGWDFVISPDGRSVKMTMKADDVYDWLIKLEKEFW; encoded by the coding sequence ATGCGGCCGAACGTCGTCGCAAGAGCATGGCGCTCGTTTTCGACCCAGCGCCCTGTACCAAAGGCCACTCCATGGAGAACTAGCCGCCTTGCATCGGCCATCTCAGTGACGAGGTCATACTCCCGGGCACCACAGCCATCTCAGTCGATCCCCTCATGCGACGGAGCACCCTCAGATCCTATTTCCCATAATCAGGCAATTGAAACCGCTCAAGATCCATGTAATGAACTGCCCTCAGATATTGTTACCAATGCTGATAATCAGGCCATTGGAACCGCTCAAAACTCATACAGGGAGAGGAGAGATAAAGTTACCCGTCCCAACAGTAGGACAGCTAGAAGCGCTCGGCATCCAGACGATGAAGCACCCCCCATAGATTCTGTTACCGGTATCGATCATAGAATAATTGGAACCGACCAAGATCTCTTTGGGTCGACTCCATTCAGCCCCGGCTCCCCCTATTTTCACCCCGATGGCGCGCACATTTTCAATAAACTCATGTCCTTTCTCCGAGCACAATATAAACAATATGGCTTTGAAGAAGTCATAACACCAACCATGTATAAAAAATCCCTTTGGGAAAAATCTGGGCACTGGCATATTTATAAAGACGATATGTACGAGGTCCGTGGGCGTGGTGCTACAGGGCAAACCGTCGACGTGGAGATCGGTGAAGACGAACAGTATGGACTAAAGCCGATGAATTGCCCTGGCCACTGCGTGCTATTCGCATCCAAAACAAGGTCATACCGATCCCTTCCTGTTAGATTTGCAGAATTCAGCCCTCTCCACCGCAATGAAATATCGGGATCGTTGTCAGGATTGACCCGTGTTCGAAGGTTCCACCAGGACGACGGTCATATATTCTGTCGCCCGGAGCAGATTGAGAGAGAGATCGAGTTAACGCTGCAGTTCACGGAAAGTGTGTTGAGCACGTTTGGTTTGGAAGATTATAGGCTCGTCCTCTCCACTCGGCCGGAAAAGGATTATTTGGGGAGCCTAGCGCTATGGAATGATGCTGAGAATCAGCTTAAAGATGCTCTGGATAAGAGTGGGAAGCCCTGGCATATCAATGAGGGTGACGGGGCATTCTATGGACCCAAAATAGACCTTCAGATTCGAGATTCTCGTGGGAAATACCATCAACTATCCACAATTCAGCTCGATATGAACCTTCCTCAACGGTTCGGGTTGGAGTATGTGGTCCCTGGGACAGAAACTGACGTCAATGGCCCAAGAAAAGCCACGCCGGTATTGATTCACAGGGCAATATTTGGTTCTCTGGAGCGCTTCTTTGCGCTTTTAGCAGAGCACTATAACGGTCGATGGCCATTCTGGCTTTCACCACGTCAGGGGATAATACTCACTGTGAACAACGACCCTCAAGTGCTGCGGACTGCGCAGACCGTCGCCTCAGGGATGCGCGGTTATCAGAGCCTTACATTCAATGAAAGCGAAGTGGTTGCTACCCCTGGACTGCTGTATCCCGCCCAGGCCACCTTCCAGATTGATGTTGATACGTCTTCGCGGTCTCTTGGCAAAAAGATCAGAGAAGCGATGGGCAGGAAGTACAAGCTCGTTTTTGTTATTGGCCCGTCGGATGTATCAAACGGTAGTGTCGGCGTTGATCTTACCGGGCTATTGGGAGGAAGGAGTCCGCCCGAAATCAAGCAATGGTTACAGAATACCCCCGGCTGGGATTTCGTTATATCCCCGGATGGCCGGTCAGTTAAGATGACTATGAAGGCAGACGATGTGTACGATTGGTTGATAAAGCTGGAGAAGGAGTTTTGGTAA